The Streptomyces laurentii genome contains a region encoding:
- a CDS encoding isochorismatase hydrolase family protein (Cysteine hydrolases; This family contains amidohydrolases, like CSHase (N-carbamoylsarcosine amidohydrolase), involved in creatine metabolism and nicotinamidase, converting nicotinamide to nicotinic acid and ammonia in the pyridine nucleotide cycle. It...; cd00431;~Isochorismatase family; pfam00857;~catalytic triad [active];~conserved cis-peptide bond;~identified by MetaGeneAnnotator; putative;~isochorismatase hydrolase family protein [Amycolatopsis orientalis HCCB10007]): MICRTVPKDVTGAGAVRSLRERETGGESDVSTALIIGDIQQGITGSYPFAHRVVAPLAELLPRARVAGVRVVFVRFALRGNGADLPPDNEMFRMFHAAGDTFHEGSPGTEPTLPVAVEDIVVTKRRASAFAGTDLDLVLRANGVTSLVVAGVATSAMVAATCYDAADRDYRVTVLRDGCGDGDPAVHDFFMDTVFPARGFEVTTCADWPGEPAP, encoded by the coding sequence ATGATCTGCCGGACGGTGCCTAAAGACGTGACGGGGGCGGGCGCGGTCCGTAGCCTGCGGGAAAGGGAGACCGGAGGGGAGTCCGACGTGAGTACGGCATTGATCATCGGTGACATCCAGCAGGGCATCACGGGGAGTTACCCGTTCGCGCATCGGGTGGTGGCGCCGCTCGCCGAGCTGTTGCCGCGGGCCCGGGTGGCGGGGGTGCGGGTCGTGTTCGTGCGGTTCGCGCTGCGGGGCAACGGGGCCGATCTGCCGCCGGACAACGAGATGTTCAGGATGTTCCACGCGGCCGGGGACACCTTCCACGAGGGATCGCCCGGGACGGAGCCCACTCTGCCGGTCGCGGTCGAGGACATCGTCGTGACGAAGCGCCGGGCCAGCGCGTTCGCCGGTACGGATCTCGACCTCGTACTCCGGGCGAACGGGGTCACCTCGCTCGTCGTCGCCGGCGTCGCGACCAGCGCCATGGTGGCCGCGACCTGCTACGACGCGGCGGACCGCGACTACCGGGTGACCGTCCTGCGCGACGGCTGCGGCGACGGCGACCCGGCCGTCCACGACTTCTTCATGGACACCGTCTTCCCCGCCCGCGGCTTCGAGGTCACGACCTGCGCCGACTGGCCGGGAGAGCCCGCGCCGTGA
- a CDS encoding hypothetical protein (identified by MetaGeneAnnotator; putative;~sequence version:1), with protein sequence MNNAANSGFLLWLFIPALWTVLLLVWVTVGALLGNRPLLHAGGLAVTLLGVVWCAVSLFWEGAATPPCPSGVPEWWPSLIPAPGF encoded by the coding sequence GTGAACAACGCCGCCAACAGCGGTTTCCTGCTGTGGCTGTTCATCCCGGCCCTCTGGACGGTCCTCCTGCTGGTCTGGGTCACGGTGGGAGCCCTTCTCGGGAATCGTCCCCTTCTTCATGCAGGGGGCCTCGCGGTCACGCTCCTCGGCGTTGTCTGGTGCGCCGTCTCCCTCTTCTGGGAGGGCGCTGCCACTCCACCGTGCCCCAGCGGCGTCCCGGAGTGGTGGCCGAGCCTCATTCCCGCCCCGGGATTCTGA
- a CDS encoding hypothetical protein (identified by MetaGeneAnnotator; putative;~sequence version:1): MKKGTIPEKGSHRDPDQQEDRPEGRDEQPQQETAVGGVVHTYVTGGPRPAQKHGGGDREKQSHRRPDPSVQPSTSHRPPTRHPLRDAPDPHSPAPPALPPGVEPRWILVIA; this comes from the coding sequence ATGAAGAAGGGGACGATTCCCGAGAAGGGCTCCCACCGTGACCCAGACCAGCAGGAGGACCGTCCAGAGGGCCGGGATGAACAGCCACAGCAGGAAACCGCTGTTGGCGGCGTTGTTCACACCTACGTCACAGGCGGTCCACGACCTGCCCAGAAGCACGGCGGTGGAGACCGCGAGAAGCAGAGTCACCGCCGCCCCGACCCATCCGTGCAGCCGTCGACTTCCCACAGGCCCCCCACTCGCCATCCGCTGCGGGACGCACCGGATCCCCATTCCCCAGCCCCCCCGGCGCTACCACCAGGGGTCGAACCCCGCTGGATCCTAGTGATCGCATGA